Proteins encoded together in one Kutzneria kofuensis window:
- a CDS encoding peptide ABC transporter substrate-binding protein, whose amino-acid sequence MRRRLGRLAALVCCLVLTACAGGQVRHGVGGPNTVSFALPPSATPNWILPLAVPGYTASYNGVVQSVLFVPLYAYDGSSGAVGRDDKASAAQPPVYAPDGKSVTITLKPLTWSDGTPLTSRDVQFWFDLVRSAKDDWGAYTKGLMPDDVTDFRVVDDHTFTLTLDKTYNPGWFTANQLALITPLPQHAWAHDPDPRKTFDYLVSQAKNLGGYNADPLWKVVDGPFALESFSPTGQVTLVKNPHYTGEDAAHLDKITFLTFTSSAAEYNVLLAGGVDYGYVPTTNLGQKAKLESLGYRIEPWNGWSITYIPYNFNNPTLGKVFQQLYVRQAIQHAVDQKAISQVIWRGTATPGYGPVPQDNDPTYLSDTQKNNPYPFDLNAAKALLANHGWRPDPDGVLACREPEKCGPGVEAGTRLSMTLLTESGSDETDGTMQELKSELSRIGIELRINAQPLNTVLANGTTCEPSSPACAWQLSYFGTQGSWYFPAYPSGEQLFATGASVNFGNYQDKPTDDLIAASTLSTSPQSMVDYSARLAEQLPVIWMPNPPYQVSAIDTSLGGVTQDPLAGLQPQRWYRR is encoded by the coding sequence ATGCGACGAAGGCTCGGCCGCTTGGCCGCCCTGGTGTGTTGTCTCGTGCTGACGGCGTGCGCCGGCGGCCAGGTGCGACACGGCGTCGGCGGCCCGAACACCGTGAGCTTCGCGCTGCCGCCCTCGGCCACCCCGAACTGGATCCTGCCCCTGGCCGTTCCGGGCTACACCGCCAGCTACAACGGCGTCGTCCAGTCGGTGCTGTTCGTGCCGCTCTACGCCTACGACGGCTCGTCCGGCGCCGTCGGCCGCGACGACAAGGCCAGCGCCGCACAGCCACCCGTGTACGCCCCGGACGGCAAGTCCGTCACCATCACGCTCAAGCCGCTGACCTGGTCCGACGGCACGCCGCTGACCAGCAGGGACGTCCAGTTCTGGTTCGACCTGGTGCGCTCGGCCAAGGACGACTGGGGCGCCTACACCAAGGGCCTGATGCCCGACGACGTCACCGACTTCCGCGTCGTCGACGACCACACCTTCACGCTCACCCTGGACAAGACGTACAACCCGGGCTGGTTCACGGCCAACCAACTGGCGCTGATCACGCCGCTGCCGCAGCACGCCTGGGCCCACGACCCGGATCCCCGCAAGACCTTCGACTACCTGGTGTCGCAGGCCAAGAACCTCGGCGGCTACAACGCCGATCCACTGTGGAAGGTCGTGGACGGCCCGTTCGCGCTGGAGTCGTTCTCCCCCACCGGACAGGTCACGCTGGTCAAGAACCCGCACTACACCGGCGAGGACGCCGCCCACCTGGACAAGATCACGTTCCTGACCTTCACCAGTTCCGCCGCCGAGTACAACGTGCTGCTCGCGGGCGGCGTCGACTACGGCTACGTGCCGACGACGAACCTGGGCCAGAAGGCGAAGCTGGAGTCGCTGGGCTACCGGATCGAGCCGTGGAACGGCTGGTCCATCACCTACATCCCGTACAACTTCAACAATCCCACGCTGGGCAAAGTGTTCCAGCAACTCTATGTCAGACAGGCGATCCAGCACGCGGTCGACCAGAAGGCGATCTCGCAGGTGATCTGGCGCGGCACCGCCACTCCCGGCTACGGCCCGGTGCCGCAGGACAACGACCCGACCTACCTGTCCGACACGCAGAAGAACAATCCCTACCCGTTCGACCTGAACGCGGCGAAGGCGCTGCTCGCGAACCACGGCTGGCGGCCCGATCCGGACGGCGTGCTGGCCTGCCGGGAGCCCGAGAAGTGCGGGCCGGGAGTCGAGGCCGGCACCCGGCTGTCGATGACGCTGCTGACCGAATCCGGATCCGACGAGACGGACGGCACCATGCAGGAGCTCAAGTCGGAGCTGTCACGGATCGGCATCGAGCTGCGGATCAACGCGCAGCCGCTGAACACCGTGCTGGCCAACGGAACCACGTGCGAGCCGAGCAGCCCGGCCTGCGCCTGGCAGCTGTCCTACTTCGGCACGCAGGGCAGCTGGTACTTCCCGGCCTACCCCAGCGGCGAGCAGCTGTTCGCCACCGGCGCCAGCGTGAACTTCGGCAACTACCAGGACAAGCCGACCGACGACCTGATCGCCGCGTCCACGCTGTCCACCTCGCCGCAGTCCATGGTGGACTACAGCGCCCGGCTCGCCGAGCAGCTGCCGGTGATCTGGATGCCGAACCCGCCGTACCAGGTGTCGGCGATCGACACCTCGCTGGGCGGCGTGACGCAGGACCCGTTGGCCGGCCTGCAACCCCAGCGCTGGTACCGGAGGTGA
- a CDS encoding ABC transporter permease, translated as MTRFLARRLLLALLVVFLVTVVTFVILHLLPGGPARGVLGVKATPEQIEAFNRSQGFDQPLPVQYWDYLLRLLHGDLGASYTLNTDVSTLLAERLPKTLVLTATSTILGIVVALPLGVWQATRRGRAFDVVSTGLAFVLYATPVFFLSLILIILFAQVWPVFPAQAAQGDDIASLLSQPASLVLPVVAGAAGTAVAYSRYMRSSTVDNLAEDYVRTARAKGTPERTILWRHVWPNSLTSVVSLIGYSVPVVFGGSLVVESMFNYPGVGLLFWTAARNADFPVLLGVVLVIAVTTVLGSLLADVVQLLIDPRVRVPGAKS; from the coding sequence ATGACCCGATTCCTGGCCCGCCGACTGCTGTTGGCCCTGCTCGTCGTCTTCCTGGTCACCGTGGTGACGTTCGTGATCCTGCACCTGCTGCCCGGCGGCCCCGCGCGCGGCGTGCTCGGTGTGAAGGCGACGCCGGAGCAGATCGAGGCGTTCAACCGGAGCCAGGGCTTCGACCAGCCACTTCCCGTGCAGTACTGGGATTACCTGCTCCGGCTGCTGCACGGCGACCTCGGCGCCTCGTACACGCTCAACACCGACGTCAGCACGCTGCTGGCCGAGCGACTGCCGAAAACCCTGGTCCTGACGGCGACATCGACGATCCTGGGCATCGTCGTCGCGCTGCCGCTGGGCGTGTGGCAGGCGACCCGGCGCGGCCGGGCGTTCGACGTGGTCAGCACCGGGCTGGCGTTCGTGCTGTACGCGACGCCGGTGTTCTTCCTGTCGCTGATCCTGATCATCCTGTTCGCGCAGGTCTGGCCGGTCTTCCCGGCGCAGGCCGCACAGGGCGACGACATCGCCTCCCTGCTGTCCCAGCCGGCCTCGCTGGTGCTGCCGGTGGTCGCCGGGGCCGCCGGCACGGCCGTGGCGTACAGCCGGTACATGCGCTCGTCCACAGTGGACAACCTGGCCGAGGACTACGTCCGCACCGCGCGGGCCAAGGGCACGCCGGAGCGCACGATCCTGTGGCGGCACGTCTGGCCGAACTCGCTGACCTCGGTGGTGTCGCTGATCGGCTACTCGGTGCCGGTGGTGTTCGGCGGCTCGCTGGTGGTGGAGTCGATGTTCAACTATCCCGGCGTCGGGCTGCTGTTCTGGACCGCCGCCCGCAACGCCGACTTCCCCGTGCTGCTCGGTGTGGTGCTGGTGATCGCGGTGACCACCGTGCTCGGCTCGCTGCTCGCCGACGTCGTCCAACTGCTGATCGACCCGCGGGTCCGGGTGCCGGGAGCGAAGTCATGA